From the candidate division TA06 bacterium genome, the window ATGAACAAAACCATTAATGAAGAATCTTGTGATAATCTGTGTTAATCTGTGGTTACAGGAGGTTTGTAGTGGCTGAGTTTGAGCCGAAGATAGTGGCATTCTTGTGCACCTGGTGAGCGTTTGCAGCCGCAGACCTGGCAGGTGTGTCAAGGTTCCAGTATCCTCCCAATATTAGGATAGTAAGAATTCCTTGTGTAAGCAGGGTGGATCCCATGTTTGTCCTGCGTGCCTTGCAGAAAGGAGCAGACGGCGTGCTGGTTGCCGGATGCCACCCTGGCGAGTGCCACTACTCGACGGGCAATATGTATGCAAGAAGGAAGCTTCTGCTCCTGAGGAATCTGCTTGGGCATATTGGCATAGACAAGGACAGACTCAGCCTGGCATGGATCTCATCAGCAGAGGGCGAGAAATTCGCCAAGGTTGCCAGAGAGACTGTCGAAAAAGTGAAGAAGCTGGGACCAGCGAAAAAGATGGTCAAGCTGAAAACGTAAATGCTAGAAACCACAAGATTACACGAGATTAACACAAAAAAGCAATGAACTCATTGCAAAACTAGAAATGAGAAATCTCGTGACAATCTGTGTTAATCTGTGGTTACAAGTTTTTGTGGTGTTGACAGCTGATGGCTGACAGCTTTTGTAGGCGTATAGCTGGTTCATTGTGGTTAGGAGGTTAAGGTTACTTGGTCGAAGAGAACCTAAGAAAAGCCGCTAAGACGCTTTTTGATGAAGGCAAGGTGAAGCTCATCATCGGATTTGAGGAGGGCTCTCTTCCTATGAGGGCTTCCCCTGCATTCATAAGGTCCGCCGAT encodes:
- a CDS encoding hydrogenase iron-sulfur subunit: MAEFEPKIVAFLCTWUAFAAADLAGVSRFQYPPNIRIVRIPCVSRVDPMFVLRALQKGADGVLVAGCHPGECHYSTGNMYARRKLLLLRNLLGHIGIDKDRLSLAWISSAEGEKFAKVARETVEKVKKLGPAKKMVKLKT